The sequence below is a genomic window from Babesia bigemina genome assembly Bbig001, chromosome : II.
TCAGCTCAAAACGGACGCAACAAGCTGTAAGTTAATTTTTTATGTCGCAAATCCTCATATTATACACAAGATTTCGGAATGGTTGACCTTCAAACTGTGTGTTGGTTGTCACCGGTGGAAGGCTAGCGCCCAATAGCTTCACGGATAAACATGGGCTAGGAAGCACTGTAATTGCCACCTGGATTTATTAATATTTTAATAACAATGAAGTGGCGCATATCGGTCCTTCTTCTGCTCCTTAGAGCGATCCATGTTTCTGCCGAGATATCGGCGCCGGCTGCTCCGTCACACACGGAAGATAAGCCAAAGATCGAGCCTTTTATCGCCCCGAAACTTGTGGACGATACCACTCCGCCCACCAAAAAGCCGAGCACTCCAGGCCGTAAGCCCGCTGCCTCAAACGGTAATCCAACACCGTCGGATCCACGAGAGAAAGGGGAGATTAAACCTTCCAAGGTTCTACCCCTTGTTGACGACACCACTCCACCCACGAAAAAGCCGAGCACTCCAGGCCGTAAGCCCGCTGCCTCAAACGGTAATCCAATACAGACAGATCCACGAAAGAAAGGGGAAATTGAACCTTCCCGTGTTCCGCGTCTTATCGATGACACTATTCCGCCCAGCAAAAAGCCAAGCAGTACTGGTCATAAGCCTGTTGCCTCCAACGGCAATCCAACACCGTCGGTTCCAAGAGAGAAAGGGGAGATTCACTTTTCCCGTGTCTTCCCCGCTGTTGACGATACTACTCCGCCCACGAAAAAGTCAACCAATTCGGGCAAGATAGTTACGGTGTCAGACTTTAATCCAGGACCGGCAGATCCAAGAGAGAAAGGGGAGATTACACCTTTCCCTGTTCCACATCTTATCGATGACTCTACTCCGCCTACCAAAAAGCCGAGCATTCCAGGCCCTAAGCCTGTTGCTTCAAACGCTGACCCAACACCGACGGATCCTAAAGGAAAGTTTGAAATTGTACATTCCGAGGTTCTACCCCTTTCCGATGATACGGATCCACCAAAGGAAGAGATATCTACGGATGATGCAACTGACAATGCACCTGCTGATGCGCCGTCTCCGTCAGAGCATCGAGAGAAAGGAGAGGGTCGAACCTCCCACGTTCTACCCCTTGTTGACGATACCACTGCAGCCAAAAAGCCAAGCAGTCCAGGCCGTAACTCCCCTGCGCCAAATGGTGGTTCTGAACCTTCGGATGCAAAAGAAAAAGTTGAAATTGAGCGTATCCATGTTCCGCGGCTTGTCGACGATACGGACCCTCCAAAAGAAGAGTTGACGGCCAATGGTGATGCCGTTGATACCGCAGGCAATGGTGACCCAACACCGGAAGATCCTGAAGGAAAGGTGGAAATTAGGCGTATAGTTGTTCCGCATCTTATAGATGATGCTACTCCTCCCACTGTGGAACAAAGCATTCATGGAAAAAACCATGATGTTTCAAACGGCAATTCAGCACCGACGGATCCAAGAAAGAAAGCGGAAATTAAGAAAATCGACGTCCTCCCTCTTTCCGATGATACGGATCCACCAAAGGAAGAGATATCTACCGAGGATGGCGAAACTGATAATGCAACTGCTGACGCCCCGTCGCCGACGGATCCGAAGAAAAAAGGGGAGTTTCGACGTTCCGGTGTGTTACCTCTTATCGACGATACCACTCCGCCTATTAAAAAACCAGGCAGTACTGGCCGTAAGCCTGTTGCCTCCAACGACAATCCAACACCGACGGATCCAGGAGAGAAAAGGAGGATTACGCATAAGAGGGTCCTCCCTCTTTCTGACGATACAGATCCACCAAAGGCAGAATTATCTATCGATGATAGTGTAACTGACAATGCAACTGCTGATGCCACGTCGTCGACGGATCCGCAAGGAAAGGTGGAAATTGAGCATTTCCATGTTCCGAAACTTATTGACGACACCACTCCGCCCACGAAAAAGCCGAGCACTGCAGGGCGTACGCCCGTTGCGTCAAACGGTGAACCAACACCGTCGGATCCTAAAGGAAAGGTGGAAATCAGGCACTTCGAGGTTCAACCCCTTATCGATGACACTACTCCACCGAAGAAGCCAAGCAGTGGTGGCCATAAGCCTACTGTATCAAATGGTAATCCAACACCATCAGACCCAAGAGAGAAAGGGGAGATTAAACCTTCCATCGTCCCAAAACTTGTGGACGATACCACTCCGCCCACCAAAAAGCCAAGCAGTACTGGCCGTAAGTCTGTTGCCTTCAATGGTAATCCAACACCGACGGGTCCGAAAGAAAAAGCGGAAATTAGACACGTAGATGTCCTCCCACTTTCCGATGATACGGATCCACCAAAGGCAGAATTATCTATCGATGATGGTGTAACTGATAGCGCAGCTAATGGTAATTCAACACCGTCGGATCCGAAGAGAAAACCGCAGATTATACATTCTGATGTGTTACCTCTTATCGATGATACCACTCCATCGAAGAAGCCAAGCAGTGGTGGCCATAAGCCTACTGTATCAAATGGTAATCCAACACCGACGGATCCAAGAAAGAAAGCGGAAATTAAGCAAATCGACGTCCCCCATCTTTTCGACGATACTGATCCCCCAAAAGATGAATTATCTACCGATGATGGTGTAACTGACAATGCAACTGCTGATGCCACGTCGCCGACGGACCCGAAAGAGAAAGGGGAAATTACACCTTCACTTGTCCCGCGTCTTATCGATGACACTACTCCGTCGACCAAGAAGCCGAGCACTCCAGGCCGTAAGCCCGCTGCCTGCAACGGTAATCCGACACCGTCAGACCCAAGAGAGAAAGGGGAGATTAAACCTTCCATCGTCCCAAAACTTGTGGACGATACCACTCCGCCCACCAAGAAGCCGAGCACTCCAGGCCGTAAGCCCGCTGCCTGCAACGGTAATCCGACACCGTCAGACCCAAGAGAGAAAGGGGAGATTAAACCTTCCATCGTCCCAAAACTTGTGGACGATACCACTCCGCCCACCAAAAAGCCGAGCACTCCAGGCCGTAAGCCCGCTGCGTCAAACGGTGAACCGACACCGGCCGATCCACGAGAGAAAGGAAAGGTAGAGCATTTTAGCGTCCTCCCTCTTTCTGACGATACGAAGTTTCCAAAAAATGAGCCGTTTGCCGATGCTGTTGCACCTAATAGCGACATAGCTCCTTCTGATCCGAAAGACAAGGCGGAAATTGAACACATCCATGACCTCCCACTTTCCGATGATACGGATCCTCCAAAAGAAGAATTATCTACAGATGATGATGCAACTGCCGATACCCCATCGCCGTCAGCGCATCGAGAGAAAGGGGAGTTTACACCTTCCGATGTGTTACCTCTTATTGACGATACCACTCCACCCAAAAAGCCAAGCAGTCCATGCGGTAAGCCTGTTGCCTCCAACGGTGACCCAACACCGGCGGACCCGAAGGAGAAAGAGGAGATTGTACCCTCCCGTGTTCCACATCTTATCGATGATACCACTCCACCGAAGAAGCCAAGCAGTGGTGGCCATAAGCCTACTGTATCAAATGGTAATCCAACACCGACGGATCCAAGAAAGAAAGCGGAAATTGAGCAAATCGACGTCCTCCCTCTTTCTGACGATACAGATCCACCAAAGGAAGAATTATCTATCGATGATGGTGTAACTGATAGCGCAGCTAATGGTAATCCAACACCGTCGGATCCGAAGGAAAAAGGGGAGTTTACACCTTCCGGTGTGTTACCTCTTATTGACGATAGCACTCCGCCTACTAAAAAACCAGGCAGTGCTGGTCATAAGCCTGCTGCCTCAAACAGTAATCCAACACCGACGGATCCAAGAAAGAAAGGGGAGATTAAACCTTCCGGAGTTCAGCCCCTTATTGACGATGCCACTCCGCCCACGAAAAAACCAACTAATTCGGGCAAGATAGTTACGTTGTCGAACGTCAATACAGGACCGGCAGATCCAAGAGAAAATGTGGAAATTGAACATTTCCATGTTCCGCCCCTTATTGACGATACCACTCCGCCCACGAATAAAACGAGCACTCCAGGTCGTAAGCCCGCTGCGTCAAACGGTGATCGCACGCCGGCCGATCCACGAGAGAAAGGGGAAATTGAACCGTCCATTGTTCCGCATCTTATCGATGACACAACTCCGCCTACTAGAAAACCAGGCAATGCTGGTCATAAGCCTGCTGCCTCAAACAGTAATCCAACACCGACGTATCCGAAAGAAAAAGCGGAAATTATACACATAGATGTCCACCGTCTTTCCGACGATACGGATCCTCCAATGGAAGAGTTATCTACCGGTGATGATGCAACTGACAATGCAACTGCTGATGCCCCGTCGCCGACGGATCCGAAGGAAAAAGGGGAGTTTATACATTCCCGCGTTCTACCCCTTATCGACGATACCACTCCGCCTACTAAAAAACCAACTAATTCGGGCAAGATAGTTACGTTGTCGGACGTCAATCCAGGACCGGCAGATCCAAGAGAGAAAGGGGAGATTAAGCATTTCCGCGTTCTACCCCTTATTGACGATACCACTCCGCCTACGAAAAAGCCAAGCAGTCCATGCCGTAAGCCCGCTGCCTCCAACGGTGACCCAACACCGGCGGACCCGAAAGAGAAAAGGGAAATTACACCTTCCCCTGTTCCGCGTCTTATTGATGACACCACTCCGCCCACGAAAAAGCCGAGCACTGCAGGCCGTAAGCCCGCCGCGTCAAACGGTGACCCAACACCGGCGGACCCGAAAGAGAAAGGGGAGATTGAACCTTCCGGTGTGTTACCTCTTATTGACGATACCACTCCGCCCACCAAAAAGCCAAGCAGTACTGGCCATAAGCCTGTTGCCTCCAACGGCAATCCAACACCGGCCGATCCACGAGAGAAAGGGGAAATTAAACCTTCCCGTGTCTTCCCCGCTGTTGACGATACTACTCCGCCCACCAAAAAGCCAAGCAGTTCTTGCAGAAATAAGACTGCAATTCGTCGGAGAATACGTTGCAGAGCAGACTGAAATTCCACAACGCTGAGACTACTAAGAAAGGTTGTATTGAAATGATCTAATGTTAGGTTAGTAAGTAGAGATCTGCAGCATTCTGGAATAAGAAGCCTGCTAACGTAGGGAACCCCAATACCGCTTTTGCCGCTGACTACCGATTAACGACTGTATTATCGCCGAAAAGGCATCGCGGCACTTCTTAGCGTCGCCCCACCTATCTCAGTTGTACAGTATATTTATCCGACAGGCTGCATGACTCACTCGATAGATTGCGTTATGACTTAGAAGGGCACGTTAGTAACAAGTGCCCGGCACTCGACTCATGACCAGATGCCCTGCCCCTCCTATACTCTTACGGGTTcgcgccgccggagggcACACCGCAGACAtcactcacgtgttcagaGATCATCACAAAGCTGAAGGAGATTGTCAACGGCAAAActatcgcatcactcaATACCGCCATGGACGAATTCCTTTACAGGATTCGGATGCCTTTCATCTACAACCTCATCTCACTGGTCGATCGCAGTGCTCCTCGTCTCGTACACCGTACTCTACCGCAGGGACATCTTCTGCACCCGCTCCCATATCCTGCACACCGAGGCTTCACAGCGCATTGATGACAAGGCCTCACTCACTAAAGACCGGAAGATGATCTCACTTTAGAAAGACGTCGGCTACTTTGAGGAGTCTGATGGGTCACTTGACACCACATAATAATTATCTTATAAACAATGTATCTGTTGCCTTGCCGTAGTTTGTGATAATGCATGTCAGATACGCATGAGAGTCACAGTGGCGTCTAACTACATTTGCTAAATATTTGCACAAATAGCTAAGAGGCACCTGCGTGACGaccaagtcgtgtgttaaTTATGATATTTGCATCCACTCATAGCCCATTGAGCAGGTGTTTGGTCAGCCATCACGTTTTCCATCCGTGAATACGCATTTTGCCGATGATATAAACACCGCCACCAATGACGAATAATTGCATGTCACGAGACTGATCACCTGGGATGCGAACTAGGGGGCAGACACAGAGCCATTCGATAAGGTGGCGGAGGGTATATGCATAATGGCCGAGCTGATTGTTGATATGGTAATAACAGATAAAAACCTAGTGACGGCCGTGCAACCCTGCACCATAAGCGTGAGCATCTGCTACCTACGGTATCGGGGGGCCGGCCGGCAGCTGCAACCTTAATAAGCTGACTTGAAGGCTCTCTCTCAGAAAGCCACCTATCACGGCCGGCATTATAAAGCTATAAATGCTTCAATTGCAACTGAGGAGGTGGAAAAAATAACCCAGCATAACTTCGCAAAAATGGAGAAATTCCTGAAGCGTTGACTATCTGGTTACGGATACGGAGGGGATATAGTATATCCGACAGACAAGGTTCGCAGTAGTGCTGTATTTTATGACGCGGAAAAAAAGATGAGAACGTTGCGTACCTGCTGCAGGACCGATTGGGAAAGATCCACATTTTTGCGATGGCCAAGATGGTGAATAGGGCATCAAGACACGCACTCATTGGCGTCTCAGTTAGTTGAAAAAGTCCATGTTGCGGAAACTGTACGCGTATCTGAGCGCCAGCCGAATCTTGGTGCGCGAGGTGCGCCTCCGGAGTGCGGACCCTGTGCGGGCACCCAAAGACACCGATCCACAGGTAACCGATTACTACGCACTTACCCAACAGAAATACGGTCAATATCCTCACTTATTAAGCATATACATCGCAACTTGAAACGCGCGTGTCCGCCGCGTACACAAGTGTGACTCAGAAGTACACATGAGGCGTAATCCTGCGCTTGTGGTGGTCCGTCTCGAATCTGTCTAACCCTACGCAGTCTCTGCACTTGTCATCATACATTGTCACTCAACACTTTATACATCTTTAAAGTCGACAAAGTCGTTAAGCATAAGACGCCGAACTTTTACATACTCGTATATATCAATCACAATGAACGCATTTAAGAAGGTTGTTCTCCTCTTGGTAGGATTTGCCACCGTCAACTTCGCAAGTGTCTGCGTAGCCCAAGCCAAGTTGGACGACTCCACACccgaagagtgggttaaggccATCGACAGCGCGGATGATCACCTGAAGGCCGAAGTTAGTAAGCTGAAGGCGGAGGACGCCTACACTAAGGATGTTGGCCTTAGCGCCAGCAAGGGCAAGATTGATAGTTTCGAAAGTGCCGTGAAGTTGTTCAGTGCAGCCAGAGTGAAGGTTGACGCTGCTAAAAAAGCCTTGGATCTTAAGGGCAAGACCGACAACACGGCGGAGGTCGCAGCCGTCATCAGAGAGTCCAACGAGTCGATTGCTTTATACTTTGCGGCACTTAAGGCTCACATTGACGCAATCTACGACATTTCTAAGTACAAAGCTACTGTAGTTGGCAAGGTCGCATTGCTGAAGTACGTAAGTGAGTACGACAAGAAGATTGTCTCCGGTTTCGCCGCTGTGGTATCAACGGTAGCCCTTTTTGCCACCGCCTTGGCCACGTTTTAAAGCAGTCCGAGATCCATGTAGTAGTATATTAGGGTTTAATGTTATGGGAGGCGTCTGACTTCTCGAGCAAGCAAATCTCTCCGGTCAAGGAACGACATAAGCAATTGCTCTATGGTGTCAGACCAGCCATCAAGCGTTACTGACTTTCGAATCTTCAATTTAATACATTAGCCCATTTTGCATAATGTATATGCGCGTTGATGCTTGCCTCGTAGTGCTCTTGATGGTGCCTCTTCTGACCACTCCAGTGGGCGGCTCAATCCACCCCTGCGTCGCAGGACTGCCGTCAAGGTGTcttggcatggtcacgatCCGATTTTTACAATGCAATTGTTGGTTTTGGACTCTTCAATAGACTCGTTGGTGACGTGGTCCGCTGCCGAATGTGTCTGCGACAGTGTTCCAACCGTCGTCCTTGCCTCGATATCCACGGAGTCGGATTTGCGTTCAAATAAATGTCGCAACGAGGTCCACGCGCTTAAGTGTCTGCAGGAGTTGCCTCTACTTTGTTCTAAGCTAGAATCCCAGGATGCACATTCCGTGAAGCTGTTTACCGAACATATCGGCAAGCACACCTCGCAACCGTCAGAGGGTTAGTTAACATTTATGTAGTCGCGCATATGGTCATTAGATGTCTTGAAGCATCTCTTGAAAACTTTGAACGAGGTGCCCGTGAGGCCGCTGTTGTTTGCGGTGGATTCTTCGGTGGCTGACGTGTTGCCCATATTCGGTTGCAACGCAGTATTGAAGTATTACGTTGAGGGTCAGGGTGTGTGCGGCAAGAGCAGCTGCGATCTGTATACGCCAACGTATGAACAGTCCGCATTTGACTGGTTTTCGTGGACCTCGCAATTGCGCCTTTTGTGCAAAAAGAACGCATCTGTCGATTTGAGAGCGTTGTTATCGCAGTTTGACGCCTATCTGCATGGCCAACAAGAATGTGACATTAAGGTTGGCATCGGCTCGGTGGTTATCACACTGTGTCTGCTATGGTCAGTTCGTGCCTGCGTTTATTACATGCTTGCTTAGGTACGAAACCAAACTAGAGTTCCTCGGGTGCAATTTGGACATGTTCAGCCACATAAGGCAGTACATTTCGGCGGTGTTGACTGCGACGGCGAATGTGGAGAGGTACCGTTGCCTGCACACGTTCTATAGACTGCACGGCACGTGTGCTGCTCCTGAGAGATCCCTCGCCTCATCTAGGGAGTTGGAGTCATTATGCCGCGATTTCATCGATCGGAAGTTCTACGTCACAACTGCGTTGGCGTACACGAACGGACCTCCGCACATCGGCCACACGTACGAGATCGTGACCTCGGATGTTTTGGTTCGTTACTTTAAGGCGTTTGGTATGAGTACTACGCTTCTGGCTGGCACTGATGAGCACGGTCTCAAGGTTGCAACTACGGCCGAGCGTAGCGGAATGCACCCAATTGAGCTCGCCGACTACTACTCCGCCAAGTTCCGGGAGAACAACGCCGCGCTTTTGACCGACGCGTCTCTTTTCGTGCGCACTACTGAGCGCCGCCACCACCATTCGGCGCAGAAGATTTGGAGGATT
It includes:
- a CDS encoding membrane protein, putative gives rise to the protein MNAFKKVVLLLVGFATVNFASVCVAQAKLDDSTPEEWVKAIDSADDHLKAEVSKLKAEDAYTKDVGLSASKGKIDSFESAVKLFSAARVKVDAAKKALDLKGKTDNTAEVAAVIRESNESIALYFAALKAHIDAIYDISKYKATVVGKVALLKYVSEYDKKIVSGFAAVVSTVALFATALATF